The following nucleotide sequence is from Cytobacillus sp. IB215665.
GATTGACCTTCACTTCTTTCAACTGCTTCTTTATTGTTAAGTTCATAAGGTGTGTGATTCATAATAATCGTTCCCACTTGCTCTATTTCATCAACATGCTCTTCAAACTTTTCTTTACTAATATCAATCGTACGATTCGTTGTTTTACTTTCAGTTTTTTCAAATTGTTTTGTACTATCATCAGATTCCTGAGCATGTTGTGAACTAACTGTTGAAGTATTCATGTGAGTTGTATGTTCTACGTTATCAACACTTTCAAGTGGTTGTTCATCTAAATTATCTTGACTTTTCTGACCCACCAATTCAACATTTTCACCATGTTTGTCAGTTGATTGTTCATTAATAAGATGTTCTTGAGATTCTATTAACGTCTGTTGTATTTTTTCCTTCTCATTGATAACTGAAAAATTGTTAGCCTCATCTTCTTGAAAATGATCACTCGTTGCCTTTTGTTCGCGATGAAAGACGTTAGTATGTTGGGAATCTCTTTCCACATTCTCGTGCGAATCATCTTGCTTTTCTTCAATACTGATTACATCATCTTTTAAATGTTCATTATCAACTAATTCATTATTGTTATGTTCAAGATGATGCTCATTGTTCATAATTTGTTCATCACATTCCGTAACATTGTTTAGTTGACAGTCGTCCTTATCTTGTGGATTGATGGTATCATTGCTATCTTCAATAGCTGCTTCACTAACATTTTGTTCATTAAACTGCTGATGAATAAGATCTTCAGCTCCAAGCTTCTCTGGAACCGTATGTTGTTTAACTCCATTTTCAGATAATTCTTCAGGCACATGTTTATTAGCTAGGATTTGCTCCTCCTCAGATATTGTCATATTAGAGCTTTGGTCTATACTTACGCTCTCCTCTTCAGCAACATTTTCTATTATTTCGCCAATGTCATTATCGTGCTGTTGTTTACTTATCATCATCTTTTGCTTAGGATTTAATGTGACTTCGTTTTTATGGTTTTTTTTTTGTTGATTTAATGACTGTTTAGTTTCAGTAGATTTTTCTCTTAGACGTGATAAAGGATCAACATAATTTGCACTCTTTACACTTGGAATTTTATATTTAGGTACATTGGACTTTGTAACGTTTTGTTTATGCTGTGAATTAGATGATTGAAGCTGATCTTTTTGAGTAAATACAATGTTTTCTGGAGAATTTTGTAATATTTCACTTAGCCGTATAAAGCTATTTGTAGTAGTAGAATCTGATTGGCCACCTTTTTTTTCCTTAATCATGTTTGAAGAATTTTTTACTTCAATTATGGGCGATTGTTCTTGAACAGGTACACTTACATCAGGTATTGTTTGGGGTTTGTTGGTTTGTGTGTGTGTTGATTCAAAAAGCTCTTGTTCATCCTTTTCATTACTAAGCGCTTGAAGATCTTCTTGTTTTAGCTTAGAAATCTTATCTTCCATATTATTGATTTTCTCTAGTAAGATCTTGATTTGTTCATTTATACCACCTTGTTCTTCGTTCTTTACTTTAATATCACTATTATCTGCAACCACTTTTTTGTTGTCTTGTAATTGCAGTACATTTTCTTGTTGGTTTGCGATAATTGAAAGTAATTGATCGATTTTCCCTCGTAGGTTCTCATTATCAGCTTGTAATGATTCACTTTCCTTTTCCATTTCAACCAGCCTCTTTTCATAATCTTTCTTTTTTAGTTCTATTGATTCGAGTTGATCTACAAGTGTTGATTGAATACCTTCTAATTTTTCACATGTATCTGTTAAAGAGTGTATTTTATTTTCGTACATATCTCTTTGGTCTGTTAATTGATTCAATACTTCTTTAATCATTGAAAACTGTTCAAGCAAGTCCTGTTCAACATTTGCAAATTGAGAAGACATTTTTATATAAAAGTCAGATAATTGTTTTGATGTCCTTTGATTATCCTCAATTTCATACTTTTCTGACTGTTCAGCAGCTATTTCTTTTACTTCTGGTATTGTAGATCGTTCCTCGTTCATATGAATTAATTCCTTATATACTTCATGCATATATTGTAATCCTTCCAACTGCCTTTTTAGTTCCTCATTTTCTTGAATGATGTCATGTTTTTTCAAGTTCCTCCCCCCTTTATTCATACTGATTTGCGCACAAAATACAGTTATGATCACAATTCATCTTACCTACATTTTATGCACATTTCTTTAAATGTTTACATCAACAAGTGCACATGCTCAAAAATTGAAAAATAGTCATTTATCTTATCACATACTAACGGTCAATTCATAAGATGAAGTAGATTCAAAATTTATGGAAAGGAAGATATGTATGGCAATTAAGCTTGACGAATCATGGAAAGAAGAGTGTATACATGTTTGTAAAGTGTATGACTGGACCACTTTACTAACAAAAATTACAGACAGAGAACTTAAGTTAACAACGTCGAATTCGCCAATAGACTTGCAGACAGCAGAAATTGACAAAACAATGTGTGATGTTACACTTATCGCTTGTGAAGAGCCAGATCCAGATGATCGTACTGAAGTATTATGTTACCATGACGGTAGAGAAATTCGCTTATGGAAAGTCTCGTTAAAGAAAACTTTTTGTATTGATATAACTGTAGAAGCAACAGGGATGAATGCAAGTGGTATGACAGAAACGGTTTGGGTAACATTTGACACAGTAATGGTTTCTACTTGTGAGGAAGTGCTTCTATGTGCACCTCCTGGAACAGAAGTATGCTGTGAACCGTTTGAACTAGACGGTCATAAAACTTGTAAAGTTGAACCGATTATGAATATTTCATGTTCGCAAAATGCTGATGGAACTTTTACTTGTTCTGCAACAACTTGGGTTTGTCTTAAATCATGCCAAAACATCATGGTGAAATTTGATGTTGTGTTAAAAGTTTGGGCTCAATTCTGCGAACCTAGAGGAGAAATTAAGTGTGACCTAGATTGCATCCCACCAGCGAATCCTCCACAATGTGATGAACTGTTTCCGTTGTGTTGACAACATATCATAATCTCTTCTTACAAACTTGTGAGCAAACAACGTTCTAACGATATCAACGGAAAGTGCCTTACTATATATGTAGGCACTTTTATTTTTTGCTTTTCGTAAAATTTGTGCTTTTTATTACAATCATATGAGCAACTGGTGTGTATGATATGATTTTAGAATTCTTCATGAATTATATTCGTATGTAGCTCTTATTACGAAAAATGTGATACCAGCCCTTTTATAAGGTTCTAAACTAAAAAATAAATAGACACGAAATGGAAATCTAGTTGTTTTCGTGTCTATTTATTTGTACGAAAACAATAACCTATGCGAAAAAATCCATTTATTAAGCTAGAGTAGGAAAAACAGTCAGCTCTTAGAATAGTATTGATTTTTTCACTTGTTAGACAATCTTTTTTTTCATACATATATATTGACTAGAATTTCTTTCGTTAAGGGAATCAAGTTATCTCAAAAGGAGGATATGATAAATGAAGGAATCGTTTCGTGAAATTGAACAGCGACTTGCACAGTACGAAGCTGACCTAAAGGCTGTTAAAGAAGAGTACCTCTCAGCTAAAAGTCAGCTTGACAACAACGAAAATGTATTAATCATTCCTTATTTCCAATATTCAGTTCTGCTACCCAAGGAAAAAGAAAATACAATAAAAGTATTCGGATCGTTCGTCATTAAAAATATTGGTACCGTTGAAGTGAACGAGCCGATTATTTGTTTGCTCACTTCTCCTTCAAATGACATTTTAATTAGCGGTAAGATTGGTGAACATATCAATTACGACTCACACGACAATCCATATCATTTAGAGGCTTGGGATTATGTAAATGACACACTTAAGAGCAAAGTAGAAGACAATGGAGAGTATTGGTTAAAACCAGTAAAAACAAAAAAAATCCGACCAGAAGAACAACTATCTTTCGCAAATTTCCACATATCCTATCACCTAAATCAGAAAGTCCCCATATTTAAAGTAAAGGCATTCTTTTATAGCCAGGAATTGAAAAAAGGAGTTGCCTCAATCAATCAGATTATCATTCAACACTAAAGTATATTTTTAAAAAAATTGATTATATTTATAGCAACTTTATTACTAATAATGCAAATTTAAAAACTAGGAGAACGTTGACCTTTTCTTACGTTCTCTTAGTTTTCACTGTTTTCACATAAGCTTGTTTGTCGTACATAAAGATAAACCAATCGTCTATGGCATCTTTTCATCTTTCAAAAAGTTGAAAATTCTATAAAACTACTTCTACATGCTTTCATGTAGAACAAAATAGTAACATCGCTTACGAAATGGGCCTAGATTTTCACTCACCCTTTTTGAAATGTTGAAACATTTAAGCTCCTACAATTACTGTTAATTCCAGTATCCGAATCTGTCATATCGTTTGCAATTGTGAGTCTATACATATGACAGCCAACACCTGGCTCATCACAAACTGTGTTGTTCGGAGTTAATGTAAACATTCCACCAGCCCTATTATCATTAACAGCATACTCACATAATATAACAGGATCAGCCATACTACTTGTAATACGTTCAACTGTATAAGTACAGCTTACGCCATTAACTGCCCCATCAGCATTGTTAGCTTGTAGGTCAACCATTGAATCCACCTTAGCGACCCAATTTTTTTCAGTGACATTTATCATTGGGGTAGTTAAAACGATATTCGTAAAGTTGTTCATTCCAGCAGTTTTCACTGTGATATTATTATTTTCCATAACGCAATAAATTTCATTTTCCCTTTTCCCTTTGCATTTACAACCTGACATCCGATTTCCATCCTTTCAGTAGTATTTTTAGAGGTATGATTTATACCTGTTTCTAATTTAGTAAATGCAAGTTATATTAAAATTGAAACGGACAAGAGTCCACCATTTTTACCCATTTTTCATATTACTGTAAACAAAATTTAGTAATTTCATATAATCATCCATACTACCAATATCGTATCTTTGTCCTTCTATTAATTTGCCGTATATATTTTCTGATTGTAACAATGCTTTCATGCCATCTGTCAACTGATATTCACCGCCAATACCCCGTTTAATCTTATCCAATTGTTCAAAAATCATTGGTGTAAAAACATACCTACCTATGACTGCTAATTGAGAAGGTGGGTTTATCTTTGGTTTTTCAACAATATCAGTTAACCTATAAGTATCGTTACTGTGCTTTTTTCCTTTTATTACGCCATATTGATTTAAGTACTTTTCATCAACCGTTTGTAAACCTATGACGCTCTCTTTATATTTCGTAAATACATCAATTAATTGTTTCAGAGATGGTGAATGTTTATGGAGAATGATATCATCAGGTAATAACACAGCAAACGGCTCATCATTTACAAATGACTTACCCAGACGAATGGCATCCCCTAGACCTTTCGCAATAGGTTGGCGAGTATAGTGAATTTGTATATCTGGTATATTAGGGGCATCCATCAAATGCATCTTATTTTTCCGCTCAAGAAATGCTTCAAGTTCAAGTGAATGGTCGAAGTAGTCAACGATAAGGTTTTTTGATCGAGAAACAACCATTAATATTTGCTCAATTCCTGACTCAATTGCTTCTTCCACTACGTATTGAATGGCGGGTTTAATACCAATCGGAAACATTTCCTTGGGAATAACCTTTGAGATTGGTAAACTACGTGTTCCATATCCTGCTGCTGGTATGATCGCTTTTTTAATCACGTCAACCTCTCCTCACTTCCTATCTTTCCGTTAGATAATTACCTTCCTATATGTTATGCGAGAAACCTCTCCCTGCAAGTTGACCATGATAATATTACTTACTACCATTATTTTTGGGCTCCGCATTTGTCACAAAAATAGCCATAACAAGAATAAAATATGAACAGACACGGAAGGAGGGATGGATAAGGTGAAGATTTGCTTTATTTGTACCGAAAAGCTTCCATCACCATCAATTAGAGGAGGGGCAATCCAGCTGATGATTGATGGGGTGCTTCCATATTTAAAAGATAATCATGACATAACAGTTTTTTCAATCACTGACCCTGATCTACCTGTTAAGGAAGAGCGTAGCGGAGTCACATTTATACGTTTTGACAGAGAGCATTATAGATCACTAGTAGCTGAAGAATTAACTAATCATTCCTTTGATGTAATCCATGTATACAATCGCCCTGCAAATGTGCCACTATATAAGCAAGCTTCTCCTACTAGCCGCTTCGTCGTTAGTCTTCATAATGAAATGTTTGCAGAACATAAACTTCCCTTTGATGAAGGTCAACAAATTATACATGACGTTGATGCGATTACGACTGTTAGCAATTATATTAAACAAACAGTGCTAAGAAGATTTCCTGAAGCTGAAAAAAAAATAAAGGTCGTCTATTCTGGTGTTGATTTACAACAATTCATTCCTCTATGGTCTTCTGAAGGCAAACACATCCGCCATCGATTACGTCAAAAGTATAGTATTGCTCAGCATGAAAAAGTCATATTATTTGTCGGCCGTTTAAGCCAATCCAAAGGCCCTCATATATTACTTGAGGCAATGAAATATATATTAAAAAAGAATGAACATGCTGTTCTCGTTATTGTTGGAGGAAAGTGGTTCAGTGATAATAAAATGAATGGCTATGTTCGCTCATTATACAAACAAGCACTTCCATATGGAGATCGCATCATCTTTACAAAATATGTTCCAGCTGAAAACATTCCACACTTATTTCTAATTGGAGATGTATTTGTATGCAGTTCTCTTTGGAATGAACCATTAGCGAGGGTCCATTATGAAGCGATGGCTGCTGGTATCCCAGTAGTTACTACTAAGCGGGGCGGAAATGAAGAAGTTATGATTGATGCAATGAACGGTCTACTTATTTATGACTATAATAATCCTTTGGAATATGCCAAATCGATCAATTTTATGTTATCACACCCATCCATTGCGAGGGGGTTTGCTAAATTTGGCAGAAAATTCGTTGAAGTTAACTTCCAGTTTCACCACGTCGCAGATAGGTTAGAAAGGGTATACAACGAAGTATTGTTTGAGGAAAATCAAAAATAGAGCCTAGCAGTTTAATACTATTGTTTGTAAATTTTGCCCTTGTTAGGGAAATACTCCAACAATTTGAACTCAAAACAAAAAGCGGCATGTTGCTGATTTTTGTTTTTTGCTGTTTATCGCATTAATTTCTGTTTTTTTCTTCTTAGGCTCTTTTCGTAAACTTTGTTGTAATTATGTAAATTTGCGAAAATGGTGAGTATCATATAATTGTATAGGTTTTTGGAGAAGAAAAGATGCTACGAATATTAGTTATATTCCCGTTTAGCCTTAATTACGAAAAGTAACAATTAATACGAAAACATACTTTGCTTAAAAGCTATGGTAGTCGTCAAAGGCTCTTTTCGTAAACTCTATTGCTATTGTTATCAAATTAATACCAAAAAAGTGGCTTTTATATTGTTTGTCATCGTTGTACAGAAGACAAGATGCTACGAACTCTAGTTGTGTACTGCTTTATTTCTTAATACGAAAAACAGCAATCAACGCGAAAACAGCCTCATCAAAGAACGTCTTTCTATTCTCATTTAGAATAAATAACAACACAAATGCCAAAACCATCAATTCAACAATTAAAGTTAAAAAGGTCAAATCTCCAGATTCTATAACTTGTATTTTGAGATATTTTCTCTTTTACAAGCTATGGAAGTAAAGATCTGACCTTACAGGTTGTAATTTACAGTTGTTTAATCTTCTTCGTCTTCTTCATCTTCTTCATCTTCTTCATCTTCTTCATCTTCTTCGTCTTCTTCGTCTTCACCTATGACATACTCATAGACATTACCATCTTCATATTCTAGTTCGATTTCTAGTTCTTCAAATGATAAGTTCTTAATTTCTTTCAATACAGCCTTCAAAGCCTCCTCAGGACTTACATTATGTGAAAGCTCAAACCCTTCTTCAAAATCGATATCTACTTTTACTGAAATGACTTCACCCAATTGTACTCCTCCTCACCCGAAATTCATTACGCTAACATGATATGCATCTAGCATTAAATTATTGACAAAATAATATTGAATTTTTGATGGGTAAATGATTTACTAGCCCATAGAGACTTTGTAGCTACTCCTACATATTTCGCACAGCTACACGTTTTTAAAGACTCTTTTCGTAACCTTTGTTGCTAATGTTATCAAATTAGTACCATAACAATGGTTTTATATTGGTTAGTCATTATAGTCCACACGAAAAGATGTCACAAACTCTGGTTGTGTACATGTTTATTTCATAATACGAAAACAACAATCAATGCTAAAACAGCCTATGATAAACGTCGCTATGAAGAAGCAAAGTGGGGATTTTATTTGTAAAAGGGTTTATGTCTTAGTATGAGTAACGAAGACATCCTAAAAATGAGAAAACTGCATCACCGTATCTTATAGCCGAAATAAGTTTAATCATTTCTTATATATATGGATGGTTTAGGTAAAGGGTCAGTTGAAGCAATCATTATTACCTTTTCTTCCTTAAGTATTTCTTGATCAAATTCGGCAGTATCGTTCGCTTTTATTTCTTTTGTTTTCTCTGAGTCTTCTTTCACATTGTCAACTTTATCCAAATCAATAACTTTATCTGATGACAAACTACTTAATTGCTCTGTTGCATCGTTAGTCTTATTTTGAGTATTATTCGTTTTTAACTCTGGTGATTTTTCTACATAGCGATCTTTACCATTTTCATCATTAAATAATTGTTGTAAACCTTTTTTTGATTGCTGTTTGCTGCTCTGGTTTTCATCATCCTCGATTTGTCCCTTCGTATCTTTATCAATTGGATGTGTTATTTCTTCAACAAGCTTTCCAGATGATCCTTCATCTTTCCCTTCCTTTAAATCATTGTTGTTACTTGTATTAAAAATAGGGTATTCACCGAATTCTTCTTCTAAAAGAATACGATATAACGCCTTCTTAGATCCCTTGCGCCTGTTCTTTCCTTTATCTTCATGGCTATGACTACTTTCTTCCATCACTTGGAAATTATCCGAATCCTTTTCATGACTATTGAACTCCTCATGCCCTTCTGTAATTGTATCTCCCTTAGCCGTGATCTCTTCTGTGTCGACACTTTCTTCCAAAGCAGTTATTTCATTACCGATTCCATCTAGTTGCTCGTTCTTTATACCTGATTCCACATCACTGTTTTCTTGGATTACCATATCATCTGTCACTGTATTTACTGTCGGGTATTCCTGCAGGATTACTCCTTCTAGTGAGGATAAATGATTTTTTACGGCTAATTCATTTAAGACAATTTGATCTATATTATCAAGAATTTGTTCATACTCTGAAATACTCCATCCCATCGGTCCGGGTGGTGAAAATGTAAATTTTGCTAAATCAAGTTTTGGGATCTTATTCGCTTTGTCAGACTGATTTTCAACCACATCATTCACCTCCGTTTCCTTCTGTTATACTATTAATTATTTCTCGGTACTGACGTAAAAATTGTTCTTTTGAATCTTCCACCGCAATAATATTTTGTAACGCCCAAATATATTTTTCATCACCCCAGGATCTTTTTTGGCTTAAATAGTATTTGTGTATAATAGAACAGAATAAATACGGAAATTCTAAGTCGACCCATAATACTTTATATTGATCTGGAGTTAACGGATTAACAGCTTCATATGAGCGTAGTAACTCAACAGCTAGATCAGTATCCCATACCGATAATTTTTTCATTAATTTATTTAACAGGATGCGTAAATCTCGTGATGGTAAATCATACGTAATCGAATGAAGCTCTCTCATAAATGGGGCTCCATCAATTTCTGTAAATCTAGCTAGTGTAAAATCCTGTTGACAGTAGCTCCTTTCCTCAATTGAATTCTTTGTCCATTGGTCGTACTGACCATTATCGAGAGCTCTTAATGCATTTTGTCCTCGTTCAAGCATTTTGTCCGCATACATTAAAAATAATTTAGAAAATTCGTCCTCAGGATAAGACTGTGCTAACTGCTTATTACCTGCTAATTCTTGCAATTTCCATCTGTATAATTTATGCCACTTGTCAAGTCTACTGCGTTTTTTACTTTCCGAGGCTGGAATATACCCTTTTGAAGAAATATGAAATTGTGCTGCAAAAGCAAATGTTTTCTTCATCTGATCCTTGTTGTAATAAATCATTTCATTTCCTACCACTTTATCGTATAACACATATGAAAAATTTTTTGCCCCGATACAAATTGCACCGTTTGTTGTTTTATGAATTGGTGTGATAGACAAGCCATTTTTATATAGATGATCATGTGCTCCAGCGATAAACAACATTCTTCTCGGTTTCATTTGTGCCTGTTTCAGTATTTTTATACCATCATTTGTCTTTACTTCCCAAGTTGTCCTTCCACTCCGACTTTCGATGAGATGAACATCTAATATATCAAATGGATAGAACTGTAACACTCGGTTCAAATAAGAGATGTCTTCAGTATGCTGTTGTTCCAAATACTTTCACCCTTTCAAAAGAGGATTCGTGTTACTTGGTGAATTAGCTCATGCTTGTTCATACACATGTAACAAATTCCCTGCTACTCTATTCCAGTTAAAGTCACGCTCAACGATTGAACGACCATATTTACCCATGCTCCTACGCGTATTTACGTCATTTAACAATAGGTTGATTTTCTTTGCATATTCAATAGGGTTTTCAAAATCATCAATGATATAACCATTCTTACCTTCCTCAATGACTTCTGGATTTCCACCACGCTTACTCGTGATAATTGGTAAACCAGCAGCCATCGCTTCATAATGTACACGCGCAAGCGGCTCTTGCCATTGTGAAGAACAGACAAACACATCTGACATCGCATATAACTCTGGAATATTCTTCGGTCGCACAAACTTAATAAACGTCACATGCTCTTTGTACATGGCACCAAAAGTATATAAATGACGTACATAATTGTTAACATTATCGTCTCCGAACCATTTGGACCCAATAAAAACCATCATGATATCTGGATGTTTGTCAATAATGTGCGGCAAAGCTTGAAGGAGTAGATGTGGACCTTTAACTTTACTTAAACGACCTACGAATAAGACAATTTTTCTACCTTGTAAATTTAATTCGTCACGAATTCGATTTCTCGTACTCTTACCATTTCCTGTCCATGCTGGATGATAGTGGTCTATATCTACTCCTGAATAAACAGTCGATGTTTTGTTTACTGCTTCTGGAAATCGAGATGTAATAGTTTTTCCAATAAAATTACTAACTGTAACGATTTTTGAAACATTTTGAATACAATCTAGTCCCTCTACGTCAGTCATTTTTTCATAATCAAACATTTCATTGTGCACACTTAAGACAAATTTAGTTTGGGGTGAAGCAGTAGCTAGAATTTTTATCCAATTTGGACGATTACATAAATGTATGACATCATAATTTTCAGCTTTAATATGAGCTTCGATTTGCTCAACATATTGATCTGCACTAAACCGAACATACTTCACACCATTTGTTTGTTCAAAATCAAGTAATTCAGGGTCTGTAATTGAAATAACTGTCACATCATGCTTTTGAGCAATAATTGACGCAACCGATTGTAGATATATTTGAATCGCTCCACCTCGTATAGCAGGTACAGGTAGTTTCTCTGTAGCGATTAAAGCTATTTTCATAATCAACCTCCATTCATTTACGCTTAGTAAAATTGAGATAAACTATCCTTATTTATTTATGATACGAGTTTGTAAGGACCGTTGTTCCTAATTACTTTTCATTTTTTAAAATGTAGGCACGTTACCTGATTACATTGAAAAAGGCTAGAACTAGGAAAATACCTATTTTTTTATGAAACTGAGAAAAATGTTGGCAACTTATGTTGGATAACCATACATTAATCATAGAAGGATTGGAGGATGGTGACTGGATTGATTGAGGATCAAATTATAGTTGATCAGTTTGAAGAAGAAGATAGTGAGTATGTATTAACACCAGAGGAAGAAGAAAAGCTGTTAAAACTTGCAGAAACAATTATGCCTTATTGGGATTTTTCAATAACTAACATTGAAGTTATCCAAGGAGGGCAAATGGCACTCGTATGGAAAATTCATACAACCGAGAAAGTTATTTGCTTAAAAAGAATACACCGCCCTGAGAAAAAAGCACTTTTTTCTATTTATGCACAACAATACTTAGCACAAAAAGGTATGAGGGTTCCAGGGATAATACCAAATAGGCATGGTGAACTCTATTCTAAACATGGACCATTTTTATTTGTTGTCTATGATTGGATTGAGGGCAGGCCATTTGAATTAACCGTAACTGAAGATGTCGAATTCATGATGAAAGGGCTTGCAGAATTTCATTTAGCATCGATAGGTTACTTACCACCACCAGGTGTTCCGGTATTTAAAAAGCTTGGCAGATGGCCAAATCATTATATTAAAAGGTGTCAACAGATGGAAACATGGAAACTAGTTGCGCAAAGATTTCCTGATGATCCTTTTTCACAAACTTATTTAGCTGAAATTGATTCATTTATTGATGAAGGACGTACTACATTGCAAAGACTATTGGAATCAGAATATCAAACATGGGTGCAAAGTATGGAGACTACACCTACTTTATGCCACCAGGATTATGGCACAGGTAATACATTGTTAGGATTAGATGAGCAGATTTGGGTAATTGACCTTGACACCGTATCGTATGATTTACCAATCCGGGATTTGCGCAAAATTGTCATACCACTGCTAGACACTAGTGGTGTTTGGTATGAAGAACAATTCGACATTATGATTAATGCTTACGAATCAATTTCTCCTCTTTCTTCAGCACAAAAACAAATTATGTTTATTGATATGTTGTTCCCTTATGAGTTATACGATGTGATCCGTGAACGATATGTACGTCAATCTCCTTTGTTGCCTGATGAATTAACAGGAGCGATGGAATATGAACGTATTAAATCCACCGCGTTAAATAAATTGATCGCTCAAATATAACAAAAGCTCTAAATGTCTACACGACAATTAGAGCTCCCACCATACAGCTACGACAACCCTAGCATCGTAATTAATTCAACTTCATCGATATTAATCGTAATTGTTTCACCAGTATCCATCAAATGCATTGAAATTTTTTCATCCGTTTGTTCAATAATCGTACCTTCAAACATATCATTGATCGTTTTGATTTTACATTTTACACGTGGTAGTTGTTTTGGTGGATTTGCTAAAAATTTCACTTTTTCTACTAGATCCATTTCTTTAAAGGGTTTAATTGAAGATTTCTTAGCATATTTTCTTTTTTCTATTACATTTTCAGTATGTTCTATTTTTTCAACACTATCTTTGTTATCGATTTTATTTATGGCATTTTCATTTATAGATTCACTATTATCCACCTTTGCTATAAATGTTTTTTGCATAGATGATTCAATTGTACTTAAGTTTGGTTGTATAATATACATAAATGGTGTATTTTTAATTTTTTGTTTTTCTTTCATGCTCTTTCACCCCTTAGTTCGATTTCCATCAATATATATTTATGCACTTCGTACAACAAATTACCTAAAAATTCATGAAAAAAACCTTCTTTTCATTTGAAAAGAAGGTTTTTAATACGATATATACTTTTGATTATCAATTTATAAACTATTTTTTATATTGATTTACCTTGCTAGGATGTGATATCCGGAATCTACGTGGATATTTTCACCAGTAATACCTCTTGAAAAGTCACTGAATAAAAACGTAGCTGTGTCACCAACCTCTTCTTGTGTTGTTGTCCGACGAAGAGGTGCACGTTCTTCAATTTCTTTTAGAATAGAGTTAAAATCGCTTACACCTTTTGCTGACAATGTTCGGATTGGTCCAGCGGAAATTGCATTAACACGTATACCATATTTCCCTAAGTCATTTGCTAAATATTTCA
It contains:
- a CDS encoding UTP--glucose-1-phosphate uridylyltransferase, giving the protein MIKKAIIPAAGYGTRSLPISKVIPKEMFPIGIKPAIQYVVEEAIESGIEQILMVVSRSKNLIVDYFDHSLELEAFLERKNKMHLMDAPNIPDIQIHYTRQPIAKGLGDAIRLGKSFVNDEPFAVLLPDDIILHKHSPSLKQLIDVFTKYKESVIGLQTVDEKYLNQYGVIKGKKHSNDTYRLTDIVEKPKINPPSQLAVIGRYVFTPMIFEQLDKIKRGIGGEYQLTDGMKALLQSENIYGKLIEGQRYDIGSMDDYMKLLNFVYSNMKNG
- a CDS encoding glycosyltransferase family 4 protein, with product MKICFICTEKLPSPSIRGGAIQLMIDGVLPYLKDNHDITVFSITDPDLPVKEERSGVTFIRFDREHYRSLVAEELTNHSFDVIHVYNRPANVPLYKQASPTSRFVVSLHNEMFAEHKLPFDEGQQIIHDVDAITTVSNYIKQTVLRRFPEAEKKIKVVYSGVDLQQFIPLWSSEGKHIRHRLRQKYSIAQHEKVILFVGRLSQSKGPHILLEAMKYILKKNEHAVLVIVGGKWFSDNKMNGYVRSLYKQALPYGDRIIFTKYVPAENIPHLFLIGDVFVCSSLWNEPLARVHYEAMAAGIPVVTTKRGGNEEVMIDAMNGLLIYDYNNPLEYAKSINFMLSHPSIARGFAKFGRKFVEVNFQFHHVADRLERVYNEVLFEENQK
- a CDS encoding CotS family spore coat protein; amino-acid sequence: MEQQHTEDISYLNRVLQFYPFDILDVHLIESRSGRTTWEVKTNDGIKILKQAQMKPRRMLFIAGAHDHLYKNGLSITPIHKTTNGAICIGAKNFSYVLYDKVVGNEMIYYNKDQMKKTFAFAAQFHISSKGYIPASESKKRSRLDKWHKLYRWKLQELAGNKQLAQSYPEDEFSKLFLMYADKMLERGQNALRALDNGQYDQWTKNSIEERSYCQQDFTLARFTEIDGAPFMRELHSITYDLPSRDLRILLNKLMKKLSVWDTDLAVELLRSYEAVNPLTPDQYKVLWVDLEFPYLFCSIIHKYYLSQKRSWGDEKYIWALQNIIAVEDSKEQFLRQYREIINSITEGNGGE
- a CDS encoding glycosyltransferase family 4 protein, which produces MKIALIATEKLPVPAIRGGAIQIYLQSVASIIAQKHDVTVISITDPELLDFEQTNGVKYVRFSADQYVEQIEAHIKAENYDVIHLCNRPNWIKILATASPQTKFVLSVHNEMFDYEKMTDVEGLDCIQNVSKIVTVSNFIGKTITSRFPEAVNKTSTVYSGVDIDHYHPAWTGNGKSTRNRIRDELNLQGRKIVLFVGRLSKVKGPHLLLQALPHIIDKHPDIMMVFIGSKWFGDDNVNNYVRHLYTFGAMYKEHVTFIKFVRPKNIPELYAMSDVFVCSSQWQEPLARVHYEAMAAGLPIITSKRGGNPEVIEEGKNGYIIDDFENPIEYAKKINLLLNDVNTRRSMGKYGRSIVERDFNWNRVAGNLLHVYEQA
- a CDS encoding CotS family spore coat protein, giving the protein MVTGLIEDQIIVDQFEEEDSEYVLTPEEEEKLLKLAETIMPYWDFSITNIEVIQGGQMALVWKIHTTEKVICLKRIHRPEKKALFSIYAQQYLAQKGMRVPGIIPNRHGELYSKHGPFLFVVYDWIEGRPFELTVTEDVEFMMKGLAEFHLASIGYLPPPGVPVFKKLGRWPNHYIKRCQQMETWKLVAQRFPDDPFSQTYLAEIDSFIDEGRTTLQRLLESEYQTWVQSMETTPTLCHQDYGTGNTLLGLDEQIWVIDLDTVSYDLPIRDLRKIVIPLLDTSGVWYEEQFDIMINAYESISPLSSAQKQIMFIDMLFPYELYDVIRERYVRQSPLLPDELTGAMEYERIKSTALNKLIAQI
- a CDS encoding CotO family spore coat protein, with product MKEKQKIKNTPFMYIIQPNLSTIESSMQKTFIAKVDNSESINENAINKIDNKDSVEKIEHTENVIEKRKYAKKSSIKPFKEMDLVEKVKFLANPPKQLPRVKCKIKTINDMFEGTIIEQTDEKISMHLMDTGETITINIDEVELITMLGLS